A DNA window from Impatiens glandulifera chromosome 7, dImpGla2.1, whole genome shotgun sequence contains the following coding sequences:
- the LOC124945081 gene encoding uncharacterized protein LOC124945081 — MMDCAGNLQPGVRKGGKKKQVKDEMDRIKQAEKKKRRLEKALATSAAICYELEMKKQKKREEQQRLDEEGAAIAEAVALHVLLGEEDSNEEMNRWNILNLQGHYLEPPACYEPDFRGSRWNEWGKNCWSLSPPYANDPEISLAVASLHLSEDAHADVCVFNRILHG, encoded by the coding sequence ATGATGGATTGTGCTGGTAATTTGCAACCTGGTGTTAGAAAAGGGGGGAAGAAGAAACAAGTGAAGGATGAAATGGATAGAATCAAACAGGCTGAGAAGAAAAAGAGACGGTTAGAGAAAGCATTGGCAACTTCAGCAGCCATATGTTATGAACTAGAAATGAAGAAAcaaaagaagagagaagaacAGCAAAGGTTAGACGAAGAGGGTGCTGCGATTGCAGAAGCTGTTGCTCTTCATGTACTACTTGGTGAAGAAGATTCTAATGAAGAGATGAATAGGTGGAATATATTGAACTTACAGGGGCATTATTTAGAACCACCAGCTTGCTATGAACCGGATTTTCGTGGATCCAGATGGAATGAATGGGGAAAGAATTGTTGGTCTTTATCTCCTCCTTATGCTAATGATCCAGAAATCTCTCTGGCTGTTGCTTCACTCCACCTTAGTGAAGATGCTCATGCTGACGTTTGTGTCTTTAATAGAATCTTACATGGTTAG
- the LOC124910447 gene encoding WD repeat-containing protein 44-like produces MGSLGDDDDDEDSGFFDAYEHIVSTPESPSSCLSEHDVWIQAPQSVEERRSKFLNWMGLNSNTDGVEIVLEISKDESSVSSSDLCQESVSNISRKINSSIVVLEQKSKRNVLHVRDFPRLTSLNQQPKQKDNNVNIREVVNRVKERWLSKLRSATCSLDRNGVSDRLNPNYSKIQRIQVQQHKKQSKELSALYIGQEIEAHDGSILTMKFSLGGEYLATAGEDGVVCIWQVVEDVRSNETDIPNIDSSCMYFTVNRLSQLVPIVVQKEKMRKMKSPCVIFPPKVFRILEKPLHRFHGHVDDILDLAWSKNNCLLSSSVDKTVRLWKVGSDECLKVFPHGNYVTCVQFNPVSDDYFISGSIDGKIRVWEVASCHVVDWTDTRDIVTAVCFQPDGQGAIVGSITGICRFYDISVVENQFQLKSIIFLDSKKKASNKRITGFQLFPRDQTKVMVTCTDSQVRILDENGVIGKYKGVQSQISASFASDGMHMLSTCEDSNVYLWNCMNEDESETVVCSWERFSSNASVALPWLGLKQEPENIRKGCKISFPSPASFSLSPEFVLESFTKGSATWPEEKLVYSSPRASASSLQKSQYNFLKTSCQSTSNTHHAWGLVIVTAGWDGCIRSFFNYGLPVPQ; encoded by the exons ATGGGCAGCcttggtgatgatgatgatgatgaagattcTGGATTTTTTGATGCCTATGAACATATTGTTTCAACTCCTGAATCTCCAAGTTCTTGCCTTTCCGAACATGATGTGTGGATTCAAGCCCCACAAAGTGTTGAAGAGCGGCGATCTAAATTCTTGAATTGGATGGGGTTGAACTCCAATACAGATGGGGTTGAGATAGTTTTGGAAATTTCAAAAGATGAATCCTCTGTAAGTTCTTCAGATTTATGTCAAGAATCTGTTTCAAATATTTCTAGGAAGATCAATTCAAGCATTGTTGTATTAGAACAAAAAAGTAAACGAAATGTACTACACGTTCGAGATTTTCCTCGATTAACATCGTTAAATCAACAACCGAAGCAGAAAGACAATAATGTCAATATAAGAGAAGTTGTGAATAGAGTTAAAGAACGATGGCTGAGTAAATTACGCTCTGCTACTTGTTCTTTAGATAGGAACGGGGTGTCTGATCGTTTGAATCCAAACTATTCTAAGATTCAGAGGATTCAAGTACAACAACATAAAAAGCAATCTAAAGAACTATCGGCTCTTTATATTGGACAAGAGATTGAGGCACACGACGGTTCAATTCTGACAATGAAATTTAGTCTAGGCGGAGAATATCTCGCAACTGCGGGTGAAGATGGAGTTGTATGCATTTGGCAAGTGGTGGAAGATGTAAGGTCAAACGAGACAGACATTCCCAATATTGATTCGTCTTGTATGTATTTCACAGTGAATCGTCTTTCTCAACTTGTTCCAATCGTGGttcaaaaagagaaaatgagaaaaatgaagAGCCCGTGTGTGATCTTCCCTCCAAAGGTAttcaggattttggagaaaccGTTGCATCGGTTTCATGGACATGTTGACGATATTCTAGATCTGGCTTGGTCCAAGAATAAT TGTTTACTGTCCTCTTCAGTTGATAAAACTGTCCGTCTGTGGAAAGTGGGCAGCGATGAATGTCTTAAGGTGTTTCCACATGGAAATTACG TGACTTGCGTCCAGTTTAATCCTGTGAGTGATGATTACTTCATTAGTGGTTCGATAGATGGAAAAATCCGTGTTTGGGAAGTTGCAAGTTGTCATGTTGTTGATTGGACAGATACGAGAGATATCGTCACTGCTGTGTGTTTTCAGCCAGATGGGCAA GGTGCTATTGTGGGCTCTATTACTGGAATCTGTCGCTTTTACGACATTTCAGTTGTCG AAAATCAGTTTCAACTGAAAAGCATCATATTCTTGGACAGTAAAAAGAAGGCATCAAACAAAAGGATAACTGGCTTTCAG CTATTCCCACGAGACCAGACTAAAGTAATGGTCACTTGCACAGACTCACAAGTCAGAATCCTCGACGAAAATGGCGTGATTGGAAAATACAAAG GTGTTCAAAGCCAAATCTCGGCTTCTTTTGCATCGGATGGAATGCATATGCTGTCCACGTGTGAGGACTCTAATGTATACCTATGGAATTGCATGAACGAGGACGAGTCGGAAACAGTTGTATGTTCATGGGAAAGATTTTCGAGCAATGCATCAGTTGCTTTACCTTGGCTAGGGTTGAAACAAGAACCCGAGAATATCAGAAAAGGTTGTaaaatctcctttccttcaccAGCATCTTTCTCTTTGAGCCCAGAATTTGTTTTGGAATCTTTTACAAAGGGTTCTGCAACTTGGCCCGAAGAGAAGCTGGTATATTCAAGTCCACGAGCTTCAGCATCATCTTTGCAAAAATCTCAGTACAATTTTCTCAAAACTTCTTGTCAGAGCACTTCTAATACTCATCATGCTTGGGGTCTAGTTATTGTAACTGCAGGCTGGGATGGCTGTATTCGGTCCTTCTTCAATTATGGATTACCAGTACCACAATGA